In the bacterium genome, GTGGGGGAGGCAGTAGCCACCTACAACTTGCAGATCGAGGGCAACTGCAACTTCTTTTGCGGTGGGGTGCTTGTTCATAATTGCATCATTGTGGACGACCCCCACAACGTCATCGAGGGCGAGTCCGCCACCCAGCGGCAGGCGGTGCTCGACTGGTGGGACCAAGCGATGTCCACCCGCCTCAACGACGCCAAGACCGGCGCGTACGTGATCGTGATGCAGCGCGTCCACCAGGACGACCTCACCGGCCACCTGCTGTCCCAGGCACGCGGCAGGTGGGAGCACCTGTGCCTGCCCGCCCGGTACGAGGGCCGGAAGACCATCTCCACCAGCCTCCACCTCCAAGACTCGCGCCAGCAGGAAGGCGACCCGCTGTGGCCTGAGCAGTTTGGGGACGAGCAGCTCAAGGATCTGGAGGGGCAGCTCGGCTCTTACGGGTCTGCCGGCCAGCTCCAGCAGCGCCCGTCTCCGCGCGAGGGCGGCATGTTCAAGGTCAAGTACCTGCTCCAGAACATCATCAACGAGGTGCCCGCCGGATTCATCCGGCACTCCATCCGCTACTGGGACAAGGCCGGGTCCGTCGGCAAGGGCTGCTACAGTGCGGGCGTCCTGATCCACGAGCTGCGCGACCGCACCTACGTCATCGCCGACGTGGTGGCCGGGCAGTGGGGAGCCTTGGAGCGGGAGGAGCGCATCAAGTCCACCGCCGTCCTCGACGGGCGGGCGGTCCGCATCTGGTGCGAGCAGGAGCCGGGCAGCGGCGGCAAGGAGAGCGCCGAGGCCACCGTCCGCAACCTGCGCGGATTCATCGTCAAGGCCGACCGGGTCACAGGCGACAAGGTCAGTCGGGCCGAGCCGTTCGCCGCGCAGGTGGAGGCGGGCAACGTGTTCATCCTCAACCGTCCCTTCACCAAGGACTACATCGACGAGCTGGAGCTGTTCCCCAACGGCAAGTACAAGGACCGGGTGGACGCCTCGACCGGCGCGTTCAACAAACTCACGTTCAAGCAGATCGCCCCGCATGTCGGCAGCGACCCCCGGCCCGAGGAGCTGAGCCTGGTCAGGACGGGCGGGGAGTATGCAGATTTATTTGCGCAAGCCAAGACCCCCGAGGAGCGGGCGGCGCTGGAGCGCGTGTTGGCCGAGGAGGGGGTGCCGGCATGAGCAACAGCACCTTATCGCTGTCAGATCAACTGCGCGCCCGCATCAAGGCGCAGCGGACCAAGTCCACGCCTGTCCCCGCCCCCGCCAGCGACGGGCATGTGTACAGGACTGACGAGACACCGAACCAGAAGTTTCACCGCATCTACAACGACCCCGACTGCTGGACAGGAACGAGACTATCATGATCGCAAGCCGAGACACGCACGTCCCCATCTCGCCGCACAGGGCCGACGCCATGCACAAGACGTTCGAGATGTTGGATCAGGTGGTCCGTCCGGTCATATTTGAGGTGGGGCGCACCCGCAGCGAGGTCGCCCAGTTCAGCTCTTGAGGAAACCCATCTGATGAACATACTGACCAGAATCAAGGCGGCGCTGTTCCCCAAGGTCGTGGCCGCCAGCCTGCCGAGCGGCGTGCTGGAGTTCATGACGCGGTACGGCAAGGTCCCTGACGTCAACCAGGAGGCCCTCGTTCGCAAGTACTGGGGGTGGACGTACAGCTGCGTCAACGTCACGGCCACACGCCTCGCCTCCACGCCGCTCAAGCTGTACGCCAGTCGAGGCAAGGGCGAGAGCAAGGTCGGCAACTTCTCCGCCAAGGCCGTGGGCAAGGAAAAGACGCAGTGGCTCCGCTCCCGCATCGGCAAGAGCATCGACCACGTGGCCGGAGCCGAGGACTTCGAGGAGCTGGAGGAGCACCCGCTGCTCGACCTGCTCCAGAACGTCAACGACCAGGAGAACGGCTTCGAGATGAAGGAGCTGACCTCCACCATGCTCGACCTGACCGGCAACGCCTACTGGATGCTGGAGAAGGACAAGCTGAGCGTGCCGAGCAAGCTGTTTGTCCTGCGCAGCCAGTGGGTGCGGATCATCCCCGACAGGGACAAGTTCGTCAGCGGCTACTGGTACGGGTACAACAACATGTTCGGCAGCGACCAGCGCCTGGAGCTGCCGCCCGACGCCGTCATCCACTTCAAGTACCCCAACCCGCTCGACCCGTGGTACGGCATGGGGCCGGTGCAGGCGGCGGCCTACAGCATCGAGAGCGCCGAGCTGCGCGAGAAGTTCACCCTCGCCACCATGTCTAACATGGCTCGCCCCGACCTGATCGTCAAGTACCTGGAGGGCGAGCTGGATCCGACCCAGCGGGCGCAGGTGGAGCGGGAGTGGAACGCCACGTTTCGGGGAGCCAAGAACGCCGGCAAGATCAAGGTCACCGACTTCCGGTATGAGATCGACAAGGTGGGCTGGAACCCCAGCGAGCTGGACTTCAACAGAGGCGAGGACTGGATTCTCAAGAAGATATGCGCCGCCTTCCCTGTGCCGCTCGGCCTGATCGACAGCAGCTACATCTCCCGCGCCCCGCGCTCCGGCATGGAGGGGAGCGACCTGTTCATGGCGCAGTTCAACACGCTCCCGCGCTGCACCCGCATCGAGGAGAAGCTGAACGAGCAGCTGTGCCCCATGTATGACGAGCGCCTGTTCGTGGCGTTCGACAACCCGGTGCCCAAGGACCGCGTGCTCCAGAACAGCGAGGACGCGCAGCGGCTCAACACGTTTCAGGTCACGATCAACGAGATCCGGAAGCGCAACGGCGAGGACCCCGTCGAGTGGGGCGACGTGCCGCTGGCTCCGATGGGAATTGTCCCACTGGGGAGCGCGCAAACAATGCCCGCAGAGGCAGGCGCTGCCAGTACAGCAACACAACCCGACAAGGGAGCACGGGCGAACAGTCCTCTCGCGCAGGCGAGCGGCTCTCCCGGTGGGGCGTCAGTCAACAAGCCGCCTGAAGAAGGTGCAGAGGAGGCCACCCTGGCAGAGCGGGTCGAGGCCGCCAAGAAGGCCATGGGCGACGGCCTGGCCATGGAGGTCGAGGGCGCGTACGTCCACCCCACGCTGGCCGGCATGCCGATCAAACTGCGGGTCAGGAACGAGACGGGCCGGTTCGACCGCCACGACCCCGACCGCGTGCGGGCCAGGGACCGGGGCACCGTGGACACGCTGACGGGGCGCAGGGTGAGCAAGGGTGAGGACGAGGAAGGCGGCAGGTGGATCACGATGCGCGGCACCCCGATATTCATCCGCGAGGGCCAGTCCGTGGACGACGCCGTAGCGGAGCGGATCGCTAGCGGCAGGCACATGGGCAAGGAGCGCAGCGACGACGAGATAGCCGACGACCGTGCTACGAAGAGGCAGTTGCGCGCCGCCGACACCAAGATCGCAGACCTGAAGCGGAAGATCGCCGACACACAGGCCAAACTAGAAGAGGTCAAGAACCCCGACGCCACTATCAAGCGCAAAGAGGACGAGTTGAAGGTTGCGCGAGAGCGCCTAGCAGCCGCCGATGCTAAATGCGCCGCCATCGCCAAAACAATCGAGGCCAGTCGAAAACGATCTGAAGAATTGAAAGCCGAATGGACTCGCCGTTGGCCCAACAAGCCCTTGCCCCGCATCTTCAGGAAAGGGGCGGACACCTCCGATCTGGAGAAGAAGATCCTGGCGGAGCTGCACGCCATGAAAGAGGCGAACGACGACCTCGCCGAGCTGATGGAAGAACTGGACGACATCAAGGTATGATCGCCACCCTACAAGACCACGAGCAGAAGGCGCTGGGCCAGCCCCCGCGAGCGGCCGAGCGGCAGCTGCGCCAGATCATGGGGCGCATCTTCCGAGAGCAGGGCGCGGAAGTGGCCGGGCGGGCCGGGGCGCTGGCGCGGTCAGTCAAGGCGTCTCCCGTCCCCGTCCTCTCCGCCTCTTGGGATGCCAAGGTAGCCAAGGCCGTGCGCCCGGTTCTGTTCGGCGTGTTCAAGGCCGGGGGCGACAAGGCGCTCAAGTCCATCCGCCGCTTCCCTATCCACACCCGCAAGATGTCCTGGATGCCCATGGACGCCGTGGCTGAAAGCGCGGAGGTGGAGGTGCACTCGGGCGTGGTGGAGAAGGCCGCCCCCACCTCCGTCGTCATTCCGCCGTGGGTGGACGATCCGGACGTCATTGAGGCACTGGAGGACGAGCTGTTTGAGTTCGCGCAGGGCATCAACCAGACCACCGCCGACGCCCTGCGCGAGGAGCTGATCGAGGGCATGGAGAACGGCGAGACCATCGACCAGCTGTCCGACCGCATCGAGGGCCTGACGCGGGACTGGGAGGGCTTTCGGGCGGAGCGCATCGCCCGCACCGAGACGGCCAGGGCCTACAGCACCGGCCACATCGAGGCGTGGCGCAGCACGGGCGTGGTGGACAGGAAGGTGTGGGTGGCGGCTGGCGACGCCTGCCCGTTCTGCCAGGAGATGAACGGCACCGTGGTTGAGCTGGACGAAAACTTCTTCGACCAGGGCGAGACGCAGGAGACCGAGTGGGGCGGCAAGGACATCGAGATGAGCCACGACTACAGCGACGTGATCGGGCCGCCCTTGCATCCAAACTGTTTGACAGATCCCTACACCCCGGTATTCACAGAACGCGGCTGGAAACCGATAAAGGATGTGGAGGTCGGGCAGCAGGTACTTACTCACAAGGGGCGGTTCCGTAAGGTGTTCAAGAAGCATGTTGTTCCACGACAAGAAATCGTTGAGACGCGCATTACCGCATTGATCGCTGGCAAGAGGAAGGCGCAGCTCACTGTCACTGCTGACCACCCTGTGCTGGTGAACGGGCGGTGGGTGGTCGCTAAAGAGATTCGTGCAGGCCAGACCCTATATGTTCTGGCGGTCAAATGTGCCAGACCGGGATGCAACAACTGGACGCCTTATATGAGCAAATATTGCTCTGGGTCTTGCAGCTCGAAAGAGATTGCGAGAAAACAATGGGCTGACCCGGCACACAGGGAAACGGTCTCAGAGAAAAATAGGAAGTCAATGTTGGATCAGTACTCCAGCGGGAATCGGGACGCATCTCGTGCGTGGGATGTCGGGAGGGGTAATCTGTTTCGGCTTGTTTGGGCTGGCATACGTGAGTGGCCTTTGCGCTCGCCGGAAGCGCGTGCTCGCATGAAGGAGACCACCAACACGCCGGAGCAGCGGCTGGCATCTTCACAGCGGATGAAGAATAACAACCCTAGCCGAATCCCAGAGGTTCGCCGCCGCATGACGGAGTCGTACCGCCGATTTATGCGTGAGCACCCAGAGAAACATCCGAACAGCATCATGGCGCAACGTGGGTTCA is a window encoding:
- the terL gene encoding phage terminase large subunit, whose product is MLVHNCIIVDDPHNVIEGESATQRQAVLDWWDQAMSTRLNDAKTGAYVIVMQRVHQDDLTGHLLSQARGRWEHLCLPARYEGRKTISTSLHLQDSRQQEGDPLWPEQFGDEQLKDLEGQLGSYGSAGQLQQRPSPREGGMFKVKYLLQNIINEVPAGFIRHSIRYWDKAGSVGKGCYSAGVLIHELRDRTYVIADVVAGQWGALEREERIKSTAVLDGRAVRIWCEQEPGSGGKESAEATVRNLRGFIVKADRVTGDKVSRAEPFAAQVEAGNVFILNRPFTKDYIDELELFPNGKYKDRVDASTGAFNKLTFKQIAPHVGSDPRPEELSLVRTGGEYADLFAQAKTPEERAALERVLAEEGVPA
- a CDS encoding phage portal protein, with product MNILTRIKAALFPKVVAASLPSGVLEFMTRYGKVPDVNQEALVRKYWGWTYSCVNVTATRLASTPLKLYASRGKGESKVGNFSAKAVGKEKTQWLRSRIGKSIDHVAGAEDFEELEEHPLLDLLQNVNDQENGFEMKELTSTMLDLTGNAYWMLEKDKLSVPSKLFVLRSQWVRIIPDRDKFVSGYWYGYNNMFGSDQRLELPPDAVIHFKYPNPLDPWYGMGPVQAAAYSIESAELREKFTLATMSNMARPDLIVKYLEGELDPTQRAQVEREWNATFRGAKNAGKIKVTDFRYEIDKVGWNPSELDFNRGEDWILKKICAAFPVPLGLIDSSYISRAPRSGMEGSDLFMAQFNTLPRCTRIEEKLNEQLCPMYDERLFVAFDNPVPKDRVLQNSEDAQRLNTFQVTINEIRKRNGEDPVEWGDVPLAPMGIVPLGSAQTMPAEAGAASTATQPDKGARANSPLAQASGSPGGASVNKPPEEGAEEATLAERVEAAKKAMGDGLAMEVEGAYVHPTLAGMPIKLRVRNETGRFDRHDPDRVRARDRGTVDTLTGRRVSKGEDEEGGRWITMRGTPIFIREGQSVDDAVAERIASGRHMGKERSDDEIADDRATKRQLRAADTKIADLKRKIADTQAKLEEVKNPDATIKRKEDELKVARERLAAADAKCAAIAKTIEASRKRSEELKAEWTRRWPNKPLPRIFRKGADTSDLEKKILAELHAMKEANDDLAELMEELDDIKV
- a CDS encoding DUF559 domain-containing protein codes for the protein MIATLQDHEQKALGQPPRAAERQLRQIMGRIFREQGAEVAGRAGALARSVKASPVPVLSASWDAKVAKAVRPVLFGVFKAGGDKALKSIRRFPIHTRKMSWMPMDAVAESAEVEVHSGVVEKAAPTSVVIPPWVDDPDVIEALEDELFEFAQGINQTTADALREELIEGMENGETIDQLSDRIEGLTRDWEGFRAERIARTETARAYSTGHIEAWRSTGVVDRKVWVAAGDACPFCQEMNGTVVELDENFFDQGETQETEWGGKDIEMSHDYSDVIGPPLHPNCLTDPYTPVFTERGWKPIKDVEVGQQVLTHKGRFRKVFKKHVVPRQEIVETRITALIAGKRKAQLTVTADHPVLVNGRWVVAKEIRAGQTLYVLAVKCARPGCNNWTPYMSKYCSGSCSSKEIARKQWADPAHRETVSEKNRKSMLDQYSSGNRDASRAWDVGRGNLFRLVWAGIREWPLRSPEARARMKETTNTPEQRLASSQRMKNNNPSRIPEVRRRMTESYRRFMREHPEKHPNSIMAQRGFMSGIERRMKKLLEQARIPFVQQQPILGYFADFAIPDLRIAIECDGAYWHDASSPREIRRQREIEAEGWTVLRFSEEEINKRMDEVAERVLRVAANHTGEYGFVHCRVVGVATKKRCRTGTLWNLSVEEDESFIAKGFAVHNCRCAVVAELAEEKMVRQKGGPGSGNFGHAGRPGEVGGSGPGQPRFARDLRVPEAVGWENNWRLSNELVPLQQWVEKGEMKIYEIPISKIDWESPGGLSDYINLNKVKEMAAEMKEGAHFVLPYGFQQENGRFYVSDGNHRIAAWALLGHSTVPFAGKTLQDHKKMLKGGPGSGNFGHEGRPGEVGGSGEGGGGGGDENSLSKENTIWNPEDGFLDWEKIQGHKTEPLPSGRAAERASGILDRGNGTRLQVNISDLIPTQDYTGADKVNAIASKFKLEKANVAILQQGDKLYIYDGHHTLAAAIKNGVTSLIARVQKI